The following DNA comes from Nicotiana sylvestris chromosome 10, ASM39365v2, whole genome shotgun sequence.
TTGTGACTTGCTCATTTCTTCGGGTGTTTTTCCGGAATGGTTCGGGTCAACCTTGTTGGAGGTGCGGCTTTGATTCTGTAGTTGTGTTATCACTGCCTGTTGGGCctgtaacatttcgaagatcatcCGCAGATTGATCCCATCGCCTTCGCCTTCGGGCGTACCTCGAGTCATTGGTCGGTCTCCTCCGTAGAACGCTGTTCTCAAGGTCAATCGGCAGGTTTGCAACGATGGCCACATGTGAGTTTCCATCGATTGGGTCTATAATTGGGTCTCTGTTGGGATTAGCAAGGGCACCTCGTTGCTAGGTACTATATTGTTATTTTCGCCATGATGGCCAGACTCAGCATCAACGTTCAAGTGAGCATAGTGAGAGTTTGACATTCTTAGGTAGATCTGAAATTAAAATCTCAAAGAACATGCATAAAATAGAGTGTGTTATGAAAATTTGTATCAAactaccactattatccttagctccacggtgggcgccaaaccaTTTAACcttaaaaatggataacaattgaatttatacatgattttaaggatatgtggactAATTACAAGTGACTAATACCATTAGATGAGCAACTTAAAGATAGAATAAATAGCCAAACTAGTAGTAATATTGAGTTCGGTCTCGGTTATGAGATTAACAATTAGCTTGCCTTCAATTCGGAGCCAAATATTTATGAAGAACTATGATAAAAAATAAGAACTTTGAATAACTTTTGGAAGTAGAGAAAACAAATGTATATTTTCTTGGTATGCGTGTTATAATATGTCCCTTGAATAAAAAATATCTCCTTTATGTAGTAGGAGAGTTTCACCCCTGGTACAAATCTAAGAAAGGTAAAAATCATCTTTTCGTAAATCACTGATCTGTTGTCGATACGGGCCGAGATCCAAACTGTGATATCCGGTTAGACACGGATATCACAGCATTTTGTTAATCGTGTACGGACGTTTGGTAATGCTTTCCGAGGTCTTGGAGCTCGAATCAGATCCGGGGGCATGGTCTCAATGGCTCCGAGGGCAGATGTTTTGTTTGGGTCTTGATACGAGAGGCTCCCAGCTTCGATTTTGATTCCTTGTAGTTACGTCCTTGCTTCGTTTGACCCACTGGGAACTCGGGGTTCTTATTAGCCCCAATTTTACCCGTATACAAATGTGTAGCAATTTCAAATCCGAATAAAGGCCGAGggttagtgtcacgacccggattttccaccctcgcgagtcgtgatggcacctactagtgaaagctaggcaagtcaaccaactgaactatttacctttttccagctttaatccgataacagttaagagccaacgattagataacaacagaattgaataagtggaagactgcattgtaaagatttaataatactgctaataccaatccataacaaatctacccaagactggtgccACAACTTCACaaactgtctaggagtactacaagcAAAGGtctgaaaaaaataaatacaacattgtctatggaaatacatgaaagaaacaggaatagtagatagaaggagacgccaaggcccgcggacgcctgtaggactacttcgggtcgcctgatgaacaagaaacagcaATCTCATTGCAATTCGAAATCTatagcactgggatctgcacaaaagagtgcagagtgtagtatcagcacaatcgaccccatgtgttggtaagtgcttagcctaacttcggcgaagtagtgacgaggctagcaccagactaacaattaaacttgtacagttaaatcatatacagcggaaaagaagaacaataatgTACAGTTAAGTATGAGAGGGGTAACATGTTGCGGGGACATCGAATAATAACagaataacaacaaataaatatgaggatcgcCACAGTTCAATTAAAAATAGGAAGGGGAGATCatgttgcggggtacaacaagtatcaacaggaaaccagCAATTAAATATAGAGAAATcgtaactcagttatcaataaaaatcaggaaaacaaagacaagtgcacggcatcacccttcgtgctttaacactctctcaccaaaataatacacggcatcacccttcgtgctttaatactctctcaccaaaataatacacggtatcaccctttgtgctttacactcttccttacccaagcaacaatcacaaggcaaatagggtaagagaatctataacatcgaaataaaatcaagtaacaacagaaaatcagtaaataaacataaaggacaacataactcaattatcagcaagaatcaggaaaatcaaggacaagtgcacaacatcacccttcgtgcttttactctcgtactcaccataagaatcaatataaactgcacggcatcacccttcgtgcttttactctcatcctcaccataaaatcaatataatcgatacggaattgtacatcgtgcgacatggcatcacccttcgtgctttacactcttcctcacaaaatcatacacgacatcacccttcgtgctttaacactcttcctcacccaaacaacaatcacaagaaataaggaaaaggaaataaatggaatcacaataaaatcccggcaagggaacaatagtacaacaatcaaatcccggcaagggaaacaatatcaaaacaataacatcccggcaagggagacaatatcatgattctctctctcctttcttctttcacatttacttcacaactcaattcacaacttgagccaatgctctataatgttcaacaattctattcttaacttgagtcaatgctctacaatgttcaacaattcaatgctcaacttgagccaatgctctaccatgttcaattaacaataatacttccaaaagtcatattcctcaatagaaattatcatatagagcatgaacaatacaaaattgagtcacattaatcataatataagactcacatgCATGCTAgataccaatgtatagatactcgtcaccgtgcctatacgtcgtactcgacaaataacacataacaaataggacacaactcctaatccctcaagctaaggttagaccaaacacttacctcgatgccacgaacataattcaagtctcaattatcactttacctcttgattccaccaccaattcactcgtatctagccacaagttacttaattacgtcaataaatgctaaatgaatcgattctaatgcatgaaaataagttttccaaagttttacccaaaaagtcaaaaatcgcccccgggcccacagggtcaaaatccgaggttcgaaccaaaacccgattatcattcccccacgaactcaaatatgtaatttgttttgaaattggacctcaaatcgaggtccaaatccccaatttttgaaaaacctaggttttacccaaaacacccaatttcccccacgaaaatcattgattttgagttgaaatcatgtgaaaatatgttaaagattgaagaaaactagttagaaatcacttacaattgaTCAGGAAGagaagttgcctttgaaaaatcgccctagagaGTTTATGGTTtgagaagatgtgaaaaatggttgaaaatgcgtctaagtgtgaatttacaggtctctgatatcgcaattgcgaccttcAGAAAATTGGgactttcgcaattgcgacccaCTCAGCTTTCCGAtcatcatcgcatttgcgagagaccATTCGCAAATGCAAAATCACATTTGCAAGAaaacagtcgcatttgcgactcaggcTGCCATGTCcattattcgcatttgcgaaggtttgTCGCATTtacgagctcgcatttgcgagtcagacttcgcatttgtgaagcctgcagacctgatcataccagctaaaaacctgcaattttcccAAGTCCAATTTTACTCCgtggcctattcaaaactcacccgagccctcaaggctccaaatcaaacatgcacaccaacctgaaaacatcatacggactcggtCGTGCATTCaaaccaccaaaataacatcaacaactatgaatttagcatcaaaataatgaaatttcttaagaacttcaaatttttaaattttctcaaatatgatccgattcacgtcatctcaagtccgtttattaccaattttcacagacttatcttaaatcacatatcaTGGTTTCAGAAATTTGAAATACAATAACATATCACAAATGATCTCAAGCGTGGTCATAGACCTTATTACAAGCAGAATCCACTTGACTGACACTGTGGTTGGGAATTAATTGAACTATGGTTACCACTaacacttaggggtcgtttggtagggtgcataagaataatgctgaattgggtgtattagtaatgctagTATTAGTTATacttgcattagttatgctggtattagCTATGCTggcatatttcttatccattgtttggtatgatgtattaaagcattgcacagtttctaaaagaattgtttgtttacaaaaatgccctcaaaactagcccacactctaactttttaaaagaaacatatgttgagaaatgtttttatatgaaaaggttttaaaaaaattattttatttgtctacctatattgtaaaataaaattaaatatttatttataaaaaagaaaatatgctaaatatttatttatttactagggatataatattatttctcactattttgattattttgaacttgcattaatatattaactagcatattttaatcaagcataaattttgaaggacaattttgtctttaattaagctaatgcatgcattaaaatccattgcattgctaataccattatTTTCTATGCATTAATTATGCAtaagataataccaaataggatgtataactaatgcttgcataaatAATACATAGGTTCTAAATGTCTACCAAAtaatgtattattaatacacaaagttaatgcatgcattaacttATTTAATGCATCCTATCAAACGTCCCCTTATAGTCTAGTGGTACTGACAAAGAGTTGTGGGTTCAATTCTCAATATTTCCTTCCCCTATGTAACAataatgtttttttttctttttttctttttgaaaaacaAGTATTACTTTCAGAAAATCAGGCGCTCAGTCGGTGGTGGATTCTAAGGCAATTTGCCAATAGATTTTGAGTAAAGACACCAGCTTATCATGAGGGGGACAAATTTCTTTCACCGCTGGCAAATCATTTAAACTTGTCACACATAAATAAAGCAGTGGGGTGTTTTCCCGAACCAAAATCTTCACACCAAGGACGTCTTCATATGCTTTATGAGATCCAAATGTTGTGACCAGCAAGATTTGTAAGAGCCCCAATTCATTTCCTTGGatttcaggaattccctcttcaaCAAATCTTATTTTCTCTAACACTTCCTCTTGAGCCTTCTCTTGTTCTTCTCCAGTTGACTTCCACAACTTAGCCGTGCTGGGTAAAAGATGCTGTATATATTAGAGCAAAGTAATGTTAAAACATCTTTAAAACAGGCTGATTTGACCATATTGAGATGTCCTAATATTGCACACCCagacataaataaataaataaaagtgttcaGTGGTCACACAGTTCAACATGACTAACCTGAACAAAGTAATTAGCCCAAAAACGAATTATGGCTCTTTCATAGGGTTCTTGTGGCAAGATTCTAGGTCCGGTCTTCCAGGTTTCATCGATGTATTCAAGAATGAGGAGCGACTCTAAAAGAGTCCGGAACCAATtatggttcttttggactcaaaatatatAAATAGGTGATAAGAAAAAAGGTAACAATTTTATATATAGTGCCACAATACTTGacgctatacattaacgttaaCTGTGCCGTTAACGTATAGCGCCAAATATTGTGGCACTATACTGAAAAAGCTGACACGCCCAGATATAGCGCCAAAATAGCTGGCGCTATACTGAAAAACCTGATACGCCTAGGTATAGCGCCaaaatacctggcgctatacataaaTTTTTAACAACAGAACCTTCTTCATCGTCGTTCTGGTCTCTTCCTCAATATTTTACTCCTCTTTCTTCTTGGTCCCCCATACCCGCTGCCCAcgagttaaaaaaaaaaatttgggcccccccgtcacataaaagttgtagaacgtaggtcccacattTGAATAGAGCTTTgtattattgttgattcacacttccgaagtcaaaatttcaatctatttgctttccgaaaattctaaatcgaggtatttcagtttattttaagttgaaacttttataataatgcatattatttgatttgtatgtgttgtATTTCGGTTTATGTtttttttccgaaactagcatgttagaTTTATCCGGATTTCATATTagtgttttattaaaaaaatatcctgatttatatatatgtgtttttttttgtgttttatttgcaattaaatttatttgttgtttatgtttagtttagattattttttagcgtagtaaaactagacctttttagcgtagcaAAACGTtgacccttttagcgtagtaaaatttagagccttgtagcacagtaatgtgtagtattttagcttagaatccttttgtttaagtatcttatattggtagttgaaaatgcaaactttgtacaattaagttaataattgtatcaacacacataattagtaatttgtacaattaagttattagaaaatatgaatttaaattataataaaaaacacataattattaatgatagtttggtgccactgGGCCTTAAAATATCGAGCCCAGAAcccataggtatatatatatatatatataatttgtacaattaagttattaaaaatatgaatttacagttgacgacatgaacgcgactatacatcccggccctcagACTTTGAATCTATTATCCCtgcagccccagcatagatccgagtatatatgggacggacaattgcttacgcagactttccgggccaggagagtggatctattgtgggagtttttgagtcctccccACGTTCTACATCCTCGCGTGGTCCATtacctggaggagatgggattatataggattattaggattggccggatacagctcgaatatgctttgatcacgaccttgattgagcggtggcgaccggagacgcataCTTTTCATTTGCCCATCGGCGAGgtcaccatcacactccaggacgctgagattttatatggcctatCCATTGATGGCTTGTcagttttactgcctgcgaccataagatattattcgcggcacgcatattgggatatgctgcacatgctcacgggtttcatgccggaggacgaggaggtagcgtctgggtccagtcgtatacagttggtccccattaaagaccacctggtgcagatccaccatactattaccgacgagtcagcggaggtggatgtacagcgatatacgaggctgctgttgctccttctatttgggggggggggtcttgttcccgaacacttcggggaacctagtgagcctccgttttctgcatcatattgcccggttcgaggatacaaccatctacagctggggtggtgctgtcatctcatatctgtacaggcagatgtgccAGGCTTGCATCGGCACATAGAGAGACGTTGGtggctttctgccgcttctactGGTGataacatattcaaataatatgttcattagttacaattctacctagttatagttaatcttatactttacgtcaactttgtatgttaggtttgggtctgggagcgatttctgcagtttcggccacctctaccacagctaccggctaatgtagaaattccgcaactccctctagcctgtaggtgggttatgcgtCGTACTCTTGAACGAGAGTATGATACctatcataatctccccctctacagggatgtgttggatctgttggaggatgcacaggtgaatatctaactaaacttaactgttatagattaactcagtgttgcgcatactaacggtttgtgttcttatttgatagctCATCTGGACGTCGTACAACATTGAGGTGATAGGTACCCTTCCAGCGTATTGCACGTTCGGCCGACATATTTGAAGGGCTTCTGTCCCACTCATATacctcgatattgtcgagcatcatgcaTCCGAGCGGGTATTTCGTTAGTTTGGCCTACCGCAACCTATACCGACTCCGCCTGCAtggcatgctttacattatgagaggaaTGATAGGTCCAGGgcggacgacacatttatggcatggcttaacgagcagttgggtacttgggacaggcgaggggacttgaccccacctccgcaacactttcctattcaacgttatatggcatggtaccggaCTGTTTTCCGaatttttatcgggaacccagttcatcaggcacatggtcggtacgtcccatacgccgggagacacgaggccctggtatattttctgttattattaattatatacctgtaatttagtgccaaatatatagtttatattttttactttgtgcaggcgattggattgcataccgtctatcatatggggcagcagatgTAGAGTCATGTCCACGATCCTGTGGCCATGTAGGAGTATAGTCAtcgattcatggatgtggctgGCCAGACACTGCGGCGAGCCCGATtggatcagcgtttggcacacgaggctgattatatggacccaaCGCAGTACCATCAATTCATGgacgtggtcgtgggcggagaggaggtggtccccatcaagggggcgttgaggctcctgctgatgatgttgctgctgatatggcaggtgacatgcATGAGACGGgcatgccgtcttacagccttggaatttatcgcactccagtgtcatcgcaggtgaccccatcgggtcaattattgatcacgggctcgaatattcaaggagtggattggggtagatacttcccAGGACCGTCTACCACTGTTAAGGATGGACCGACCCGTGATTTTTATAGTGGGCGCCGACTGAGTttatggctccacatcacatgcgcaggtatgagtttattagtattgaatttgaatttgttttaactgtaacttatttattttctttaactttattaatttcctttttaaggcttcatgcgatgcagcgacagatgactacattcaggatctagacacgatgatggtaagacaatataaattgttgtgaattgttatgtagttttctatactaagtttcatattattatgtagccttctactggagctgacagcaccaccgatacatgtcatcctacgccgcatccggctataaggagacaatttgatgatgatgatcctgatagcgtacccggactagaggggatgcgcctcaggccagctgcttcattgagacacaccggatgcgggacacattgacatggtgtaaacaatatttaatcgaatatgcccattactttttttagttctccattcgtttgatagtttcataaaataaaatttagaacaacacaagcacttaaacttaacttccacttcaattaaaataaaatttagtacaacacaagcacttaaacttaacttccacttcagttaaaataaaatttagtacaacaaacatggaaaacattactacagcaaaaacacaaacatagtaggccaacataataaaaatacatgaaatatgaaaaatacactaaacacatacattcCAATGTTTAGCCCCAGTTGgcatttattctccgctccaaccacttataTCGTTCTTCccgttgttctttttcttcttctacctctttcagttagCCTTCACCTACGCAAGTTCCTGTTTATATATTTTCTTacgttccttttgtgcttcacaattccattgtgttttctatttttcttctcccacctccttcagtttcgccctcaagtctgcaataattctattgctttctttttcatgttcccgttgtcttaaacacatattatgaagaaactgcagttgttctctgtaacattcttgataacatggttcatcaacccattcctcaaaatcacaaataggttcgctgggaaccttgtaaaactggttcatacagtgccagtagcggcgtccaacttcaccaccgtcccaacgattttgcatcaagcatgcttttccacagttgcactttagtggacgaagaggttgagccatttgtgaaatatttgcttttagtaaaaaaaaccttacttttaaaaaaatatttgcttttagtaaattttgagcacacaaaataactacaatgagcccgttatttataggcgagacaacacacacataatgtACTATCTAATGacgctatattttgcgtgttaaatatcatgatgttgacaagacaactttatgtcagctggttagctttttcagttcgacaagacaacacacacataatgtactatctaatggcgctatattttgcgtgttaaatatcatgatgttaacaagataactttatgtcagctggtcagctttttcagttcgacaagacaacacacacataataaatatacaaataattttattaaattattatttaaataggtaaaatgggaaagtacaaatcataattaacaagcataattttatttcataaatcttgcaacatagacataacaactaattattacaacatcaactcatgggtagttaggtacactagaagaacacccaccCCGAGCTTGATTACTGCTGCCACCCAAAGGAGATTTTCTACGGTcatgtcctgtttgcgagcatataccacatttgcgcgcataaacggtgtcactaacatccatttggttccgtatacacgttctcttctgcacctgtcttttacgcaaataggacttgttacacaccattttaaatgatTCCAGAGGCCAATAATACTCAGCACCCACTAGCTGcgactgaccactatatgtgtttaggtacttggaaacgttatattgttgatcaacatagttggtctccgcataaccaacacgttgaaaatacttgatggcatgtgagcaaggcatgtggtagatggaccatttcccacaggaGCATAACCTTGCATATttatttacagtatgtacattattaccccgattgtTATGGATAGCGGTGTaaacttcaaaaacacctctttcgttatcatactgcaaaaatgaatgccaatgtgctcgccgtctgtatttgtCAAATCTCTTCATATGCACTgacataaattcaacacccctctccatcaattccgttgcagctaCAAAtcgttcaacaaacctctccgccatctgcttgaacgacatccgcaccatggctgtgatGGGCAATCCTTTTGCCGACTTCAATAACCTgttgaaggactctgacacgtttgtagtaagaatttcccatcgtctgccaccatccgcatgcaacgtccacttttcagggtcatgtcgcattaaccaacgataggctgcctcgtcttcttgcctgatagaatccatatgcctctgGAATTTATgatgttggtggtctgttgctgccatccacatcaaatcatgtagatccttgttgggatgtgccttctggaaattggccttcaagtgcctcacacagtaacggtggtatgcataaggttcttgccatgcaggcaagttctccacagaacttaatataccaccgtgccgatcagatattagacaaatacctgaacgctgtttgacaatgtgctctttcaggtggttcaaaaatagcgtccacgtctatgtgctttcattggcacaaatggcaaaatctagaggaaatatctgtccattagtgtaagcacgtgatttttgcttcacgggcaatcgctccaaaagaaaacaaaaatagtaacaaatgattccgctgtacaatttttcgatttttcgtggcatgtgctgttagtcatttgtggttcggtccatgttgcatttgatcttatcaatcaaaatacaaagtatgtctgtcatggtaatcaaaccgtaattcggtcgttgaaagaaaattcaaaatatatatgcatcgttcgttctaggttgtgatttaacttgcttaaatattcttgtgataattgtgttaaaatgttacattgttgtttgtgttaatttcattgttttttattattatttcattttggttttaaaattagaaaaaaaaaagagtgaatgaaaatcagtttgggcccaagaaatgtaacaaaaaaggcccaaaaccggcacaccAGTCCAGTCCAAGTCCGGCCTGCCCAAGTAcggacccaaacgacgtcgttttagggacggttaatctgagccattcatctccatcgatccgatggcccttattggccctcatgacccgacccattcccattttaaccgaccccctacttaaccaaacgacaccgtattgTTAAGCTTCCCTAATCCTGACCATCAAttgtaatcaatccaacggccaggattaaatcaccctccccatatataaacctaacctaacaccccacgccccctatccgaacccccctccactcatcttcctcaccaagccctgaaaccccctgaaaccctagcagccgccctagtttccccttcaccagaacccggcggcatgaacgccggtgaccacctcctgaacaccctaagaccccctcactctcctgaacatggatctgttactccctagcctcaaatcacctcccatcgtctcgaatctggatttgaagattcgagacaaaactcgatctatgccaaacctcaccatcttcgtaccagacaatcccctgacctcccttgtgaccaaaccaagtttggtttggtccgaatctacccacaactcctaaaaaaccagattTGAAAATCCAAAACTTAGAACACGAGTAGCCTttgaatccggccggtcttgacaggggtttgaggtctaatagaccttaaccaaggtgttctcatgtgagaacaccctggttaaaatttgtttggcctcaaatggtcaaagttgagtcagatttgggtcagtttggtttaaacatttttcggtaagtttttcttttcctttttgttttattcaactgctaattgagttgttagcatgctttgttgtgactgtGTGTTATTGtctgataattttcttaatttcttccatctctatcaaagacctttttatttggtcgattgtt
Coding sequences within:
- the LOC104218484 gene encoding glutathione S-transferase U9-like — encoded protein: MAEENNVILHGTWASLFVKRVELALKIKGIAYEYVEEDLSNKSPHLLKYNPVLKKVLVLVHNDKPILEGFLILEYIDETWKTGPRILPQEPYERAIIRFWANYFVQHLLPSTAKLWKSTGEEQEKAQEEVLEKIRFVEEGIPEIQGNELGLLQILLVTTFGSHKAYEDVLGVKILVRENTPLLYLCVTSLNDLPAVKEICPPHDKLVSLLKIYWQIALESTTD